In the Halarchaeum grantii genome, one interval contains:
- a CDS encoding heavy-metal-associated domain-containing protein produces the protein MTQTITVEGMTCEHCEQTVEEALEEVEGVTSATADRDSESATVEGSAERDELVTVVEDAGYDASA, from the coding sequence ATGACTCAGACAATCACCGTCGAAGGAATGACCTGTGAACATTGCGAGCAGACCGTCGAAGAGGCACTCGAAGAAGTTGAGGGGGTTACGTCCGCTACTGCGGATCGTGACTCAGAATCCGCGACGGTCGAGGGGTCCGCTGAACGGGATGAGCTTGTGACTGTGGTCGAAGACGCTGGATACGATGCCTCTGCGTAA
- a CDS encoding AsnC family transcriptional regulator, translating to MRNLDETDLEILSLLADDARRPFSDIGEEVDLSGPAVSDRVKRLQEAGIINNFTIDVNRAHLRAGVPVFIQAEIGSASLEAARERARESDGVEHVFTTSEGDLWFYARVEAQNVRQWVDGLFNEIDVADYTVTLIDELEWTPSVDGVEFALTCAECNNTVDNQGETTRIDGEIYHFCCPSCLTRFDDRYQRLEEGA from the coding sequence ATGCGCAATTTGGATGAAACCGACTTAGAAATCCTCTCGTTACTCGCTGATGACGCCCGCCGCCCGTTCAGCGATATTGGCGAGGAGGTCGACTTGTCGGGGCCAGCCGTTTCTGACCGGGTAAAGCGATTACAGGAAGCTGGCATCATTAACAACTTCACGATTGACGTCAACCGGGCTCATCTCCGAGCTGGTGTACCGGTATTTATTCAGGCCGAAATCGGCTCAGCGTCGTTGGAGGCCGCCCGCGAGCGGGCTCGAGAGTCAGATGGCGTTGAACACGTCTTCACGACCTCCGAAGGAGATCTTTGGTTCTATGCCCGTGTTGAAGCCCAGAACGTACGTCAGTGGGTAGATGGACTCTTTAACGAGATCGATGTAGCAGATTACACCGTCACACTAATTGACGAGCTTGAATGGACGCCGTCCGTTGATGGCGTCGAATTTGCACTCACCTGTGCTGAATGTAACAATACCGTTGATAATCAAGGTGAAACGACGAGAATCGACGGAGAGATCTATCACTTCTGTTGTCCGTCCTGTCTCACACGGTTCGACGATCGGTATCAGCGACTCGAAGAGGGAGCGTAA
- a CDS encoding heavy metal translocating P-type ATPase: MTSQTIHLDITGMSCANCSATIQDTLESLDGVSEADANFATDEGSVTYDPEEVSLKEIYDAIDEAGYGAVSETVTIAISDMTCANCAETNQTALENIPGVVNAEVNYATDEAQVTYNPAEVSIGALYDAIEEAGYSPVREDGADEESGQDARDAARQAETRKQLRLTLFGAVLSAPLLFFLIDNYLLGGAIVPEAVFGVELGWVEFLLATPVQAILGWPFYKNSYKAIVKNGRANMDVLIAIGSTTAYLYSVAVLAELIAGGLYFDTAALILVFITLGNYLEARSKGQAGEALRKLLEMEAETATIVREDGSEEEVPLEEVTTGDRMKIRPGEKIPTDGVVVDGQSAVDESMVTGESVPVEKEEGDEVVGSTINENGVLVVEATKVGEDTALQQIVQTVKEAQSRQPDIQNLADRISAYFVPAVIANALLWGVVWFLFPEALAGFVDWLPLWGQVAGGPAPVGGTVSVFEFAIIVFASSILIACPCALGLATPAATMVGTTIGAQNGVLFKGGDILERAKDVDTVVFDKTGTLTEGEMELTDVVVFDSDGNVVTDGGEPTPDGGQLSTRERLSEDDVLRLAAIAESGSEHPLARAIVEGAEERGLDVTEPDDFENVPGHGIKAVIGDSEVLVGNRKLLRDNGIDPSPAEETMERLENEGKTAMLVAYEGELVGVVADADTVKESSKQAVTALQERGVDVMMITGDNERTARAVAKQVGIDPKNVRAGVLPEDKSNAVDSIQDEGRQAMMVGDGVNDAPALAVAHVGTAIGSGTDVAIEAADVTLMRDDPLDVVKAIRISDATLQKIKQNLVWALGYNTAMIPLASLGLLQPVLAAAAMAFSSVSVLTNSLLFRRYTPDHDYKLFGFLR; encoded by the coding sequence ATGACAAGCCAAACAATCCATCTTGATATCACGGGAATGTCCTGCGCCAACTGTTCGGCGACGATCCAGGACACTCTCGAATCGCTCGACGGGGTATCGGAGGCGGATGCGAACTTCGCCACCGACGAGGGTTCCGTCACCTACGACCCTGAAGAGGTATCGCTCAAAGAAATCTACGACGCGATCGACGAGGCCGGGTACGGCGCAGTCTCTGAGACGGTAACGATTGCCATCTCCGATATGACCTGTGCCAACTGCGCCGAGACCAACCAAACCGCTCTTGAAAATATTCCGGGCGTCGTTAATGCGGAGGTCAATTACGCAACCGACGAAGCACAGGTCACCTACAATCCTGCGGAAGTATCTATTGGTGCGCTGTACGATGCTATCGAGGAGGCTGGCTACTCGCCCGTCCGCGAAGATGGTGCCGACGAAGAGTCGGGCCAGGACGCACGAGATGCCGCCCGTCAAGCCGAAACTCGGAAACAACTCAGGTTGACCCTCTTTGGGGCAGTGTTATCGGCACCGTTGCTCTTCTTCCTCATCGACAATTATCTGCTCGGTGGCGCGATCGTCCCTGAAGCCGTCTTCGGTGTGGAACTTGGCTGGGTTGAGTTCCTCCTCGCCACGCCGGTACAGGCGATCCTCGGCTGGCCGTTCTATAAGAACTCGTACAAGGCGATCGTGAAGAACGGCCGCGCCAATATGGACGTGCTGATTGCGATCGGTTCAACAACGGCCTATCTATACTCTGTGGCAGTCCTTGCTGAACTCATTGCAGGTGGACTTTATTTCGACACGGCAGCCCTCATCCTCGTGTTCATCACGTTGGGTAACTATCTCGAAGCTCGGTCGAAGGGCCAAGCGGGTGAGGCCCTCCGAAAGCTCCTCGAAATGGAAGCCGAAACGGCGACCATTGTCCGCGAGGACGGCAGTGAAGAAGAAGTTCCACTCGAAGAGGTCACAACTGGTGACCGGATGAAAATTCGTCCAGGTGAGAAGATTCCCACAGACGGTGTCGTTGTCGACGGTCAGTCTGCCGTCGACGAGTCAATGGTCACTGGCGAATCTGTGCCTGTCGAGAAAGAGGAGGGCGATGAGGTCGTCGGCTCGACGATTAACGAGAACGGCGTCCTTGTCGTGGAGGCGACGAAGGTTGGAGAAGACACGGCCCTCCAACAGATCGTCCAGACAGTCAAGGAGGCCCAGTCGCGCCAGCCCGACATCCAGAATCTCGCCGACCGCATCTCCGCGTACTTCGTGCCTGCGGTCATCGCGAACGCCCTTCTCTGGGGTGTCGTCTGGTTCCTGTTCCCCGAGGCTCTCGCTGGCTTCGTCGACTGGCTCCCGCTGTGGGGTCAGGTTGCTGGCGGCCCGGCCCCGGTCGGTGGGACCGTTTCAGTCTTCGAGTTCGCGATAATTGTCTTCGCGTCCTCGATCCTCATCGCCTGTCCCTGTGCGCTGGGGCTGGCGACGCCCGCAGCGACGATGGTCGGGACGACGATTGGTGCCCAGAACGGCGTCCTGTTCAAGGGCGGTGACATCCTCGAACGCGCAAAAGACGTCGACACGGTCGTCTTCGACAAGACGGGCACCCTCACGGAGGGTGAAATGGAACTCACCGACGTGGTCGTCTTTGATAGCGATGGAAATGTGGTGACTGACGGTGGCGAGCCGACCCCAGATGGTGGACAGCTCAGCACCCGTGAGCGCCTCTCAGAGGATGATGTGCTTCGACTGGCGGCGATAGCTGAAAGCGGCAGCGAACACCCGCTCGCCCGTGCAATCGTCGAAGGGGCCGAAGAACGCGGCCTGGACGTGACTGAGCCTGACGACTTCGAGAACGTTCCGGGCCACGGGATCAAAGCAGTCATTGGTGACAGCGAGGTGCTGGTCGGCAACCGCAAGCTGCTGCGGGACAACGGGATCGACCCCTCTCCCGCTGAGGAGACGATGGAACGCCTCGAGAACGAGGGGAAGACGGCGATGCTGGTCGCCTACGAGGGGGAGCTCGTGGGTGTGGTCGCCGACGCCGACACAGTGAAGGAAAGCTCCAAGCAGGCTGTCACAGCACTCCAAGAGCGGGGAGTTGACGTGATGATGATTACGGGCGACAACGAGCGAACTGCCCGTGCGGTCGCTAAACAGGTGGGTATCGACCCGAAGAACGTCCGCGCAGGAGTCCTTCCTGAGGACAAGTCCAACGCGGTCGACAGTATTCAAGACGAGGGCCGGCAGGCGATGATGGTCGGTGACGGCGTCAACGACGCTCCGGCACTCGCGGTCGCACACGTCGGGACAGCAATCGGCTCCGGCACCGACGTCGCCATCGAAGCTGCAGACGTCACGCTGATGCGAGACGACCCGCTCGACGTGGTAAAGGCGATCCGAATCTCAGACGCGACACTCCAGAAGATCAAACAGAACCTCGTGTGGGCGCTCGGTTACAACACGGCGATGATTCCGTTAGCGTCGCTCGGCCTCCTCCAGCCCGTGCTCGCTGCAGCAGCAATGGCGTTCTCGTCGGTGTCGGTGCTGACGAACAGTCTCCTGTTCCGGCGGTACACCCCCGATCACGACTACAAGCTCTTCGGATTTCTTCGCTAA
- a CDS encoding DUF7123 family protein, translated as MSNISRHTVRRYLVETASSEPTYLRAREIASDLDGSPKAVAQYLSQLQDELTIVSLEQWGRSKSTTWRLEVNGS; from the coding sequence ATGTCGAATATTTCCCGGCACACGGTTCGAAGGTACCTCGTCGAGACAGCCAGTAGCGAACCGACATACCTCCGGGCTCGCGAGATTGCCAGCGACCTCGACGGATCTCCCAAGGCAGTCGCGCAGTATCTCAGCCAGCTCCAGGACGAACTCACAATCGTTTCACTCGAACAGTGGGGGCGCTCGAAAAGCACGACGTGGCGATTGGAGGTGAACGGGTCGTGA
- a CDS encoding DUF63 family protein: MSTVTRRVETVLPETGSREWWALYLLAPLVLLGGGILVFPTLVYDRFIWQYLWGPVVADAAGQPVTHEGVRAVQGYNAVNTVIYLAAVVYSLPGLRAYLDQLDVTFDARLAYGFAPIIIAGGAMRALEDLGLLGDYAVWFITPSIYIVVTAVTILALGVGALLRDQNIGSIPLTVGLVGSVWAVGAVWWAVWHGLSTSTPLRLWVPVATTGIALGVTALYYWGASFVNITHLRHPLILLAVFGQLWDAAQNLIGVTFLGYSPKLVVTNLVYQATGFSGSTFVLKLVVTVGIVWYLADAKEEMNHTWWWLMTFFIGAIGLPMGVRGSLRMLLGA; the protein is encoded by the coding sequence GTGAGTACTGTCACCCGCCGCGTCGAGACTGTCCTTCCGGAGACCGGCTCACGCGAGTGGTGGGCGCTGTACCTGCTGGCCCCGCTCGTCCTCCTCGGTGGGGGCATCCTCGTGTTTCCGACGTTGGTCTACGACCGGTTCATCTGGCAGTATCTCTGGGGACCAGTCGTCGCCGATGCGGCCGGTCAGCCAGTCACGCACGAGGGGGTTCGTGCTGTCCAGGGCTACAACGCGGTGAACACGGTAATCTACCTCGCGGCAGTCGTATACAGCCTCCCCGGACTACGTGCGTATCTCGACCAACTCGACGTCACGTTCGACGCACGACTGGCCTACGGGTTCGCTCCGATCATCATCGCAGGTGGGGCGATGCGCGCCCTCGAGGATCTCGGGCTGCTCGGGGACTACGCGGTGTGGTTCATCACGCCATCGATTTACATCGTCGTCACCGCTGTCACCATCCTCGCGCTCGGTGTCGGTGCACTCTTGCGTGACCAAAATATCGGATCTATCCCGCTAACAGTCGGGCTCGTCGGGTCGGTGTGGGCTGTCGGGGCCGTCTGGTGGGCTGTTTGGCACGGCCTCTCGACATCGACCCCACTCCGCCTATGGGTTCCTGTCGCGACGACGGGGATAGCGCTCGGCGTAACCGCACTCTACTACTGGGGCGCGAGTTTCGTCAATATCACACACCTTCGACACCCGCTAATTCTGCTGGCCGTTTTCGGCCAGTTGTGGGACGCTGCGCAGAATCTCATCGGTGTGACGTTCCTCGGCTACTCCCCAAAGCTGGTCGTGACGAATCTCGTGTACCAGGCGACTGGATTCTCCGGATCGACGTTCGTGCTGAAACTCGTCGTGACTGTCGGCATCGTGTGGTATCTCGCCGATGCGAAAGAGGAGATGAATCACACGTGGTGGTGGCTTATGACGTTCTTCATCGGAGCGATCGGACTCCCGATGGGCGTTCGTGGGTCACTTCGGATGCTGTTGGGAGCTTAA
- a CDS encoding NAD(P)/FAD-dependent oxidoreductase, with product MTRTSKIAVIGGGMAGLAAAAGFDDAGFVVELYERQSYDSKRVNCGEAMTAVSKIPLEPTVENGFLNPLPAMEVEVYDGIDADRHRTGAGTFPAADTYITDRNVVEQSWAEQLSEKGVDIHENQSITRTDFHEFTDEYDLVVDATGQPSLSSKALGTTNEYSGYMVALNSDVEGDFTELYPNSRIILENYTGYSWAFPKTSQRANVGIGWTVSDRPSDYMKALREACKRNGWPVPSQERTNVAIIPEGPSLDPDRTYLPEHSVVRVGDAAGIANRLTGKGISQAVESGFLAAELANSGQLHNFPDSLYQRMKTEYIFATVVRYFLETRNPKVLGAAIRAAAGIDIEDVDRSPSTVLLRLLRHPVLFARIFSRRRVLNRVYGGMTNQWELIN from the coding sequence ATGACACGAACGTCCAAAATTGCGGTAATAGGTGGAGGGATGGCCGGGCTTGCAGCAGCTGCTGGATTCGACGACGCTGGATTCGTCGTCGAACTATATGAGCGGCAGTCCTACGATAGCAAACGCGTTAATTGCGGAGAAGCGATGACAGCGGTATCGAAGATCCCACTCGAGCCGACTGTAGAGAACGGCTTTCTCAATCCGCTGCCAGCGATGGAAGTGGAGGTGTATGACGGAATCGACGCCGATCGCCACCGCACTGGAGCCGGCACCTTTCCTGCTGCGGATACATATATAACGGACCGAAATGTCGTTGAGCAGTCCTGGGCAGAACAACTCTCAGAGAAGGGTGTTGACATCCACGAAAACCAGTCTATCACACGGACAGATTTCCACGAGTTCACCGATGAGTATGATCTCGTCGTTGATGCAACCGGTCAGCCATCACTCTCTAGTAAAGCGCTCGGAACAACCAACGAGTATTCAGGATATATGGTAGCGCTTAACAGTGATGTCGAAGGGGACTTCACCGAGTTGTACCCGAACAGCCGGATAATTCTGGAGAACTATACAGGGTACTCGTGGGCATTCCCGAAGACATCGCAACGAGCCAACGTTGGTATCGGCTGGACGGTCAGTGACCGGCCTAGTGATTATATGAAGGCATTGAGGGAAGCCTGTAAGCGGAATGGGTGGCCAGTCCCGTCGCAGGAACGGACGAACGTCGCAATCATTCCCGAGGGACCAAGCCTTGATCCCGACAGAACCTATCTACCGGAGCATTCCGTCGTACGGGTGGGTGATGCTGCAGGTATCGCAAACCGACTCACCGGAAAGGGGATCTCACAGGCCGTTGAATCGGGATTCTTGGCCGCAGAGTTGGCTAACAGCGGCCAATTACACAATTTTCCTGACAGTTTATATCAGAGGATGAAAACGGAGTACATTTTCGCCACAGTTGTGAGATACTTTCTTGAAACTCGTAATCCCAAGGTTCTGGGAGCAGCAATTCGTGCCGCTGCCGGGATCGATATTGAAGACGTTGACCGGTCTCCGAGTACAGTTCTACTGCGTCTCCTCCGCCACCCTGTTTTGTTTGCCCGTATTTTCTCGAGACGACGAGTTTTAAACCGTGTCTATGGAGGAATGACTAACCAATGGGAGTTGATTAATTGA
- a CDS encoding DoxX family protein, which translates to MKYAMSTQSIRTNFLGTETSFSVSGAWLSYWILLLRLTAGWWMLHAGLDKIWAWPFDASWFVGGAAQGTILAPFVTPFSDGILLAFVNVAVPLGQTAIGLGLILGVLTRTAAFFGAFMMLFFYFINGYGGGWANGMVTGELLGIMVFGTIVALGAGGVLAVDNRLREMELFENTRLRKLLG; encoded by the coding sequence GTGAAGTATGCCATGTCAACTCAATCCATCCGTACGAATTTTCTCGGAACCGAGACGTCGTTCTCGGTCTCGGGAGCCTGGTTGTCGTATTGGATCCTGCTGCTCCGGCTGACCGCCGGGTGGTGGATGCTCCACGCTGGCCTTGACAAAATCTGGGCGTGGCCCTTCGACGCCAGCTGGTTCGTCGGCGGAGCCGCTCAGGGCACGATTCTCGCCCCCTTCGTCACGCCGTTCAGCGACGGCATCCTGTTGGCGTTCGTCAACGTGGCGGTACCGCTTGGGCAAACCGCCATCGGTCTCGGGCTGATACTCGGTGTCCTCACGAGGACCGCCGCCTTCTTTGGTGCCTTCATGATGCTGTTCTTCTACTTCATCAACGGCTACGGTGGCGGCTGGGCCAACGGTATGGTCACGGGTGAACTCCTTGGGATCATGGTCTTCGGAACCATTGTGGCACTTGGAGCGGGCGGCGTCCTGGCAGTCGATAACCGCCTGCGTGAGATGGAACTGTTCGAGAACACGCGATTACGGAAACTCCTCGGGTGA
- a CDS encoding universal stress protein, whose amino-acid sequence MNSPSHLEVREGADINLYNQILIPLYGADIRDSVVQYGLSLAETYDAALHVLYIQDEERTEVESDQVTKQEEWDAAAVIEPVVDQAHSLGLNVIPAVDSGHSPGVIREYAEENDIDLLVHQKPTQTRLARILRRDVSSHIIQNISLPVLTIPDMDPSDPVGELSTSQFTDILVPTDGYDEASVAFKHGLQIAKRYDATLHGLFIISEQSYSSRPGFTWEEVTDSWEQRGTRLLEDITEKAATLDVPVRTTLSFGQPQQEILKYTEVTDIDLVTMGTRGLTGIRRLLQGSVAAQVIEEADYPVLTINRRTAELKKHPYTFLRKTNQNRKSRLY is encoded by the coding sequence ATGAACTCCCCCAGCCATCTAGAAGTTCGAGAAGGTGCGGACATCAACCTGTACAACCAGATCCTCATTCCACTCTACGGAGCTGATATAAGGGACTCAGTGGTCCAATATGGCCTATCACTTGCAGAAACGTATGATGCGGCTCTCCACGTGTTATATATTCAAGATGAGGAACGCACGGAGGTGGAATCCGATCAAGTCACTAAACAAGAGGAATGGGACGCAGCAGCGGTAATTGAACCCGTGGTGGATCAGGCCCACTCGCTCGGACTCAATGTGATACCAGCAGTGGATAGTGGGCACTCTCCAGGTGTTATTCGGGAATACGCTGAGGAGAATGATATCGATTTGCTTGTCCACCAGAAACCTACACAGACTAGATTAGCACGAATTCTCCGGAGAGACGTCTCCAGCCACATCATTCAAAATATCTCTCTTCCTGTCTTGACGATACCTGATATGGATCCCTCTGATCCGGTAGGAGAGTTATCTACTAGTCAGTTCACAGATATTCTCGTGCCTACGGATGGATACGACGAGGCATCTGTGGCCTTCAAACATGGGCTACAAATTGCTAAACGGTATGATGCAACCCTACATGGACTTTTTATCATTTCCGAACAGTCCTATTCGAGTCGGCCTGGATTCACGTGGGAAGAGGTCACTGACTCTTGGGAACAGCGGGGAACTCGGCTCTTGGAGGACATTACGGAGAAGGCAGCGACCTTGGACGTTCCTGTCCGAACTACGTTGAGCTTTGGTCAACCTCAGCAGGAGATTCTCAAATACACTGAGGTGACTGACATCGACCTTGTTACAATGGGGACACGAGGATTGACTGGCATTCGTCGGCTATTACAGGGAAGCGTCGCAGCTCAAGTGATCGAGGAAGCAGATTACCCCGTTCTAACGATTAACCGAAGGACAGCTGAATTGAAAAAACACCCGTACACCTTTCTTCGAAAGACAAACCAGAATCGGAAGTCAAGGCTATATTGA
- a CDS encoding DUF411 domain-containing protein, whose product MTNAQQYSSPGCSCCGKYASYLREQLDTTLGETETEDVTDLKRQHGIPSDLQSCHTLVLDEYVVEGHVPAEVIATMLEEEPAIDGIALPGMPAGSPGMGGTKSDTFTVYKLGGGKTGDVYTEI is encoded by the coding sequence GTGACGAACGCCCAACAATACAGTTCACCAGGCTGTAGCTGTTGTGGAAAATATGCGTCGTACCTGCGGGAACAGCTCGACACGACGCTCGGGGAAACCGAAACCGAGGACGTGACGGATCTCAAGCGCCAACACGGTATTCCATCGGATCTACAGAGCTGTCACACACTCGTCCTCGACGAGTACGTCGTCGAAGGACATGTTCCTGCCGAGGTTATCGCGACGATGCTCGAGGAAGAGCCGGCGATTGACGGCATCGCGTTGCCCGGGATGCCGGCTGGATCGCCGGGGATGGGCGGGACGAAGTCCGACACATTCACCGTCTACAAACTCGGCGGCGGAAAGACAGGTGACGTGTACACCGAAATCTGA
- a CDS encoding class I SAM-dependent methyltransferase has product MDQSTLRHRITDQFSYRGERADIWRAFDLLFDTDEFLNLGYSEWYQPHIAGSSQRRLVTEVGSRVASHLPTTDGVRLLDVGCGRGGPALHLAYQFGFNVTGVDLVPYNIQMATENARGKHLDSEFIIGDATQLPFTRDSFTACTAIDALVYLPERNRVFATVADTLEPEGVLVVSDLVMQSDVTETERRLVDSFADAWDMPSLGTVEGYKAALDETSFELKAVEDITKHSVGRFRKWTTLYLQLLTSPLRALIERLLGAYDLDPPAITEQVRKAHHALPFLRHVIFVAELETT; this is encoded by the coding sequence ATGGATCAGAGTACTCTCCGCCACCGAATCACCGACCAGTTTTCTTACCGCGGCGAGCGAGCCGATATCTGGCGGGCGTTCGACCTCCTGTTCGATACTGACGAGTTCCTCAATCTCGGCTACTCGGAGTGGTACCAGCCACATATAGCCGGTTCGAGTCAACGTCGCCTCGTCACGGAAGTCGGCTCAAGGGTCGCGTCGCATCTACCCACAACCGACGGAGTGCGCCTCCTCGATGTCGGCTGCGGTCGGGGGGGTCCAGCCCTCCACCTCGCCTATCAGTTCGGCTTCAACGTCACTGGTGTCGACCTCGTTCCGTACAACATCCAGATGGCAACCGAGAACGCACGGGGTAAGCACCTCGATTCCGAGTTCATCATCGGTGACGCGACACAACTCCCGTTTACCAGGGACTCGTTTACCGCGTGTACAGCCATCGACGCACTCGTATACCTCCCCGAGCGGAATCGCGTTTTCGCTACAGTCGCAGATACCCTCGAACCCGAGGGGGTTCTCGTAGTCTCCGATCTCGTGATGCAGTCAGACGTGACTGAAACGGAACGGAGATTGGTCGATTCATTTGCGGATGCGTGGGATATGCCGTCCTTGGGTACTGTTGAAGGATACAAAGCTGCTCTCGACGAGACGAGCTTTGAGCTCAAAGCGGTCGAAGATATCACGAAACACAGCGTCGGACGCTTCCGAAAGTGGACGACGCTGTACCTCCAGCTACTCACGAGCCCGCTCCGGGCTCTCATTGAACGACTGTTAGGAGCGTATGATCTCGATCCCCCAGCGATTACTGAGCAGGTACGGAAGGCTCACCACGCGCTGCCGTTCCTGCGACACGTTATCTTCGTTGCGGAACTAGAGACTACTTGA
- a CDS encoding YHS domain-containing protein: MATDPVCGMDVDESDPAATAEYDGQTYYFCAEGCKETFTSTPEEYV; the protein is encoded by the coding sequence ATGGCAACTGATCCAGTCTGTGGAATGGACGTCGATGAAAGTGATCCGGCGGCCACAGCTGAGTACGACGGTCAGACGTACTACTTCTGTGCCGAGGGCTGCAAGGAGACGTTCACCTCGACACCGGAGGAGTACGTCTAA
- a CDS encoding AsnC family transcriptional regulator produces MTQPELDDTDREILRLLAENARRPYSTIAEAVNLSPPSVSARVRQLEQEDVIRRFTVDLDLTQYENRIHVMVRLQPELGKTDSLRESILETPAVEHVFTTAEGEIVAVATPPRNTVGNWAQQYLPLTDVRRYDVQLLSNAAQSAYAEGTESALKCANCGTTVGEDGLATRVGGSLQQFCSENCETTYREQYTESQEKSDA; encoded by the coding sequence ATGACCCAACCAGAACTTGACGACACGGATCGCGAAATCCTCCGTCTTTTAGCGGAGAACGCGAGACGACCCTACAGCACTATTGCTGAGGCTGTAAATCTTTCACCCCCGTCCGTTTCAGCACGCGTCCGTCAGTTGGAGCAAGAAGATGTCATTCGTCGATTCACCGTTGATCTCGACCTCACACAGTACGAAAACCGGATACACGTCATGGTACGCCTCCAGCCTGAGCTCGGAAAGACGGATTCTCTTCGAGAATCGATCCTCGAGACCCCAGCCGTAGAACACGTATTCACAACTGCGGAGGGCGAAATCGTAGCTGTTGCGACGCCGCCGCGGAATACAGTCGGAAACTGGGCGCAGCAATATCTACCACTGACTGACGTGCGGCGATACGACGTACAACTGCTGTCGAACGCTGCTCAATCAGCGTATGCCGAGGGGACTGAATCCGCACTCAAATGTGCAAATTGCGGAACCACTGTCGGTGAAGACGGACTAGCCACCCGTGTCGGTGGTTCACTCCAGCAGTTTTGCAGTGAGAACTGTGAAACAACGTATAGGGAACAGTATACAGAAAGTCAAGAGAAATCTGATGCTTAG
- a CDS encoding ABC transporter ATP-binding protein, which yields MTVLTDADLEIRTGEIVGIVGANGSGKSTLMNILVGVLEQDSGTVERTGTVGWCPQEPLLYDRLTVGETFRLFGSGYGMTAEEIDEAKHRLASKLDFEQYLDYRIDQLSGGNRQKINLSIALMHDPDVLMLDEPYTGFDWETYLTFWDLAEELAADGTAVTMISHLIEEQSRLDRIYEVRDGQVYDVTDQEGETDATASERGEETDE from the coding sequence GTGACCGTCCTCACCGATGCCGATCTCGAAATTCGGACGGGGGAAATCGTCGGGATCGTCGGCGCGAACGGGTCGGGCAAATCCACGCTCATGAACATCCTCGTCGGTGTCCTCGAACAGGATTCCGGAACAGTCGAACGGACGGGAACCGTTGGCTGGTGTCCACAGGAACCACTGCTTTACGACCGCTTGACGGTCGGAGAGACGTTCCGACTGTTCGGTTCCGGATACGGAATGACCGCCGAAGAAATCGACGAGGCCAAACACCGCTTGGCGTCGAAACTCGATTTCGAGCAGTACCTTGACTACCGAATCGACCAACTCAGTGGTGGAAACCGGCAGAAAATCAATCTCAGTATCGCCCTGATGCACGATCCGGACGTCCTCATGCTGGACGAGCCCTACACTGGATTCGACTGGGAAACGTATCTCACGTTCTGGGATCTCGCCGAGGAACTCGCTGCCGACGGAACAGCTGTCACGATGATTTCACACCTGATCGAAGAGCAAAGTCGTCTCGACCGCATCTATGAGGTTCGTGACGGACAGGTCTACGACGTGACTGACCAGGAAGGCGAGACTGATGCAACGGCCAGTGAACGGGGGGAAGAGACCGATGAATAG